A region from the Deltaproteobacteria bacterium genome encodes:
- a CDS encoding MoaD/ThiS family protein codes for MMFASVCFLGLQRTLARTDRMQVPLSEETRVADVLAYVKASYPELPFPENAFLVTVNNKVATMEMILRGNDEVSFLPFIGGG; via the coding sequence GGTTTGCTTTCTTGGGCTGCAGCGCACTTTAGCCAGGACGGATCGGATGCAGGTCCCCTTGTCAGAAGAGACGCGAGTGGCTGATGTGCTGGCTTATGTCAAGGCGTCTTACCCGGAGCTGCCCTTTCCTGAAAATGCCTTTCTGGTAACCGTCAACAATAAGGTTGCAACCATGGAAATGATCCTGAGAGGCAACGATGAGGTCTCATTCCTGCCTTTTATCGGCGGAGGATGA